A single region of the Alosa alosa isolate M-15738 ecotype Scorff River chromosome 6, AALO_Geno_1.1, whole genome shotgun sequence genome encodes:
- the LOC125296013 gene encoding retinal rod rhodopsin-sensitive cGMP 3',5'-cyclic phosphodiesterase subunit gamma, with amino-acid sequence MNRNRISSNSSSSSSLAELPTTPTRVVGGPLSPRRGPPQFKQRITRHFKSKPPTKGVKGFGDEIPGMEGLGSDFTVVCPWEAFSHLELHELAQFGII; translated from the exons ATGAACAGAAACCGTATCAGCAGCAATAGCAGCAGCTCCAGCAGCCTGGCTGAGCTGCCCACCACTCCCACCCGAGTGGTGGGTGGACCCCTGTCGCCCAGGAGGGGACCTCCCCAGTTCAAACAGAGGATCACCAGGCATTTCAAGAGCAAGCCTCCCACGAAGGGAGTGAAGGG ATTTGGCGATGAAATCCCTGGCATGGAGGGTCTTGGCAGTG ACTTTACGGTGGTGTGCCCGTGGGAGGCCTTCAGCCACCTGGAGCTGCACGAGCTGGCCCAGTTTGGCATCATCTGA
- the clcn7 gene encoding H(+)/Cl(-) exchange transporter 7 isoform X2 — protein sequence MANITKKVSWSSRGDDSARGEATPLLNGTEEVRYTRQESVRTRPNEIPHNEKLLSLKYESLDYDNTENQLFLEEERRMSQMGFRCLEISRWVICGLIGVLTGLIACFIDIVVEKMAGMKYSIVKQNIEKFTEVGGLSISLILWAVLNSTLVMIGSIIVAFFEPIAAGSGIPQIKCYLNGVKIPRVVRLKTLMVKVCGVICSVAGGLAVGKEGPMIHSGAVVAAGVSQGRSTSLKKDFKIFEYFRRDTEKRDFVSAGAAAGVSAAFGAPVGGVLFSLEEGASFWNQMLTWRIFFASMISTFTLNFFLSIYNNKPGDLSYPGLINFGGFETDSVTYNLYEIPLFIIIGAIGGLLGALFNFLNYWLTIFRIRYVHRPCLQVLEAMLVAAVTATVSFTMIYFSNDCQPLGQDQTTEDYPLQLFCADGEYNSMATAFFNTPERSVRSLFHNPPGSYNPLTLGLFTLTYFFLACWTYGLAVSAGVFIPSLLIGAAWGRLFGILLAYFTSGSSIWADPGKYALIGAAAQLGGIVRMTLSLTVILMEATGNVTFGLPIMLVLMTAKIVGDYFAEGLYDIHIKLQSVPFLHWDAPATSHWLTAREVMSSPVTCFNRVEKVGTIVDVLSNTSTNHNGFPVVVEITASDEPGKICGLILRSQLIVLLKHKVFVERAHSRLSQRKLQLKDFRDAYPRFPPIQSIHVSQDERECMMDLSEFMNATPYTVPQETSLPRVFKLFRALGLRHLLVVDSENRVVGLVTRKDLARYHLGKHGLEELQLAQT from the exons ATGGCAAACATCACCAAAAAAGTGTCATGGTCTAGCCGGGGCGATGACAGTGCGCGCGGAGAGGCTACCCCGTTACTCAACGGAACCGAGGAAGTCAGATACACAAGACAG GAATCTGTTAGAACCAGACCCAATGAGATCCCCCACAATGAGAAGCTGCTGTCTCTCAAATATGAG AGTCTTGACTATGACAACACTGAGAATCAGCTGTttctggaggaagagaggcgTATGAGCCAAATG GGCTTCAGATGTCTGGAGATTAGTCGCTGGGTCATCTGTGGGCTTATCGGGGTTCTCACCGGACTTATCGCTTGCTTCATCGACATTGTGGTGGAGAAAATGGCTGGGATGAAATACAGTATTGTCAAGCAGA ACATTGAGAAATTTACAGAAGTTGGTGGGCTCTCCATCTCCCTTATATTATGGGCTGTGCTAAACTCAACACTAGTAATGATAGGATCCATCATAGTGGCCTTTTTTGAG CCCATCGCTGCAGGTAGTGGCATCCCTCAGATTAAGTGCTACCTCAACGGAGTGAAGATCCCGCGGGTGGTGCGACTGAag ACTCTGATGGTAAAAGTATGTGGCGTAATCTGCTCAGTGGCTGGAGGACTGGCAGTTGGAAAG GAAGGACCCATGATTCACTCTGGGGCAGTAGTGGCAGCTGGTGTGTCGCAGGGCAGGAGCACTTCCCTCAAGAAAGACTTCAAG ATCTTTGAGTACTTCCGCCGAGACACGGAGAAGAGGGACTTTGTCTCGGCAGGTGCTGCCGCCGGCGTCTCCGCTGCTTTTGGTGCTCCCGTCG GTGGAGTACTTTTCAGTTTAGAAGAGGGGGCTTCCTTCTGGAACCAGATGTTGACGTGGAGAATA TTCTTCGCCTCAATGATCTCCACCTTCACTTTGAACTTCTTCCTGAGCATCTACAATAACAAGCCTGGAGACCTCTCCTACCCCGGACTCATTAACTTTGGGGGCTTTGAGACTGAT AGTGTGACCTATAACCTGTATGAGATTCCTCTGTTCATTATAATTGGAGCAATAG GAGGGTTGCTGGGGGCACTGTTCAACTTCCTGAACTACTGGCTAACAATCTTCAGAATCCG ATACGTGCATCGGCCATGTCTGCAGGTGTTGGAGGCCATGCTGGTTGCTGCGGTGACCGCCACCGTCTCCTTCACCATGATCTACTTCTCCAACGACTGCCAGCCCCTGGGTCAGGACCAGACCACTGAGGACTACCCGCTCCAG CTGTTCTGTGCAGATGGCGAGTACAATTCCATGGCTACCGCATTCTTCAACACACCGGAGAGGAGCGTCCGCAGCCTGTTCCACAAcccaccag GCTCCTACAACCCGCTGACGCTGGGGTTGTTCACCCTGACCTATTTCTTCCTGGCGTGCTGGACGTATGGGCTGGCCGTGTCGGCCGGGGTCTTCATCCCCTCGCTGCTCATCGGTGCCGCCTGGGGACGCCTCTTTGGCATCCTGCTGGCCTACTTCACCTCCGGCAGCTCT ATATGGGCAGATCCTGGCAAGTATGCTTTGATAGGTGCGGCTGCACagctgg GCGGCATCGTCCGAATGACCCTGAGTCTCACGGTCATCCTGATGGAGGCCACGGGTAACGTCACCTTCGGCCTTCCCATCATGCTCGTGCTGATGACGGCCAAGATTGTAGGAGACTACTTCGCAGAG GGTTTATATGATATCCACATCAAGCTGCAGAGCGTCCCCTTCCTTCATTGGGATGCCCCGGCGACCTCTCACTGGCTGACTGCCAG GGAGGTGATGAGCTCGCCAGTGACCTGCTTCAACAGGGTGGAGAAGGTCGGCACCATCGTGGACGTCCTGAGCAACACCTCCACAAATCACAACGGCTTCCCTGTAGTCGTTGAGATCACAGCCAGTGATGAG CCTGGGAAAATCTGTGGCTTGATTCTGCGCTCCCAGCTCATTGTTCTGCTGAAACACAAG gtgTTTGTGGAACGAGCCCATTCGCGCCTCAGCCAGAGGAAGCTTCAGCTGAAGGACTTCCGTGACGCCTACCCACGCTTCCCCCCCATCCAGTCCATCCACGTGTCGCAGGACGAGCGCGAGTGCATGATGGACCTCAGCGAGTTCATGAATGCCACGCCTTACACCGTGCCACAG gaGACCTCTCTCCCTCGAGTGTTTAAGCTGTTCAGAGCTCTGGGCCTAAGGCATCTGCTGGTGGTGGACAGTGAGAACAGG GTGGTGGGCCTGGTGACTCGTAAGGACCTGGCACGGTACCACTTAGGCAAACACGGGCTGGAAGAGTTGCAGTTGGCACAGACATGA
- the clcn7 gene encoding H(+)/Cl(-) exchange transporter 7 isoform X1, giving the protein MANITKKVSWSSRGDDSARGEATPLLNGTEEVRYTRQPSGGGIFHIGRLSTVDLEEEITTEEESVRTRPNEIPHNEKLLSLKYESLDYDNTENQLFLEEERRMSQMGFRCLEISRWVICGLIGVLTGLIACFIDIVVEKMAGMKYSIVKQNIEKFTEVGGLSISLILWAVLNSTLVMIGSIIVAFFEPIAAGSGIPQIKCYLNGVKIPRVVRLKTLMVKVCGVICSVAGGLAVGKEGPMIHSGAVVAAGVSQGRSTSLKKDFKIFEYFRRDTEKRDFVSAGAAAGVSAAFGAPVGGVLFSLEEGASFWNQMLTWRIFFASMISTFTLNFFLSIYNNKPGDLSYPGLINFGGFETDSVTYNLYEIPLFIIIGAIGGLLGALFNFLNYWLTIFRIRYVHRPCLQVLEAMLVAAVTATVSFTMIYFSNDCQPLGQDQTTEDYPLQLFCADGEYNSMATAFFNTPERSVRSLFHNPPGSYNPLTLGLFTLTYFFLACWTYGLAVSAGVFIPSLLIGAAWGRLFGILLAYFTSGSSIWADPGKYALIGAAAQLGGIVRMTLSLTVILMEATGNVTFGLPIMLVLMTAKIVGDYFAEGLYDIHIKLQSVPFLHWDAPATSHWLTAREVMSSPVTCFNRVEKVGTIVDVLSNTSTNHNGFPVVVEITASDEPGKICGLILRSQLIVLLKHKVFVERAHSRLSQRKLQLKDFRDAYPRFPPIQSIHVSQDERECMMDLSEFMNATPYTVPQETSLPRVFKLFRALGLRHLLVVDSENRVVGLVTRKDLARYHLGKHGLEELQLAQT; this is encoded by the exons ATGGCAAACATCACCAAAAAAGTGTCATGGTCTAGCCGGGGCGATGACAGTGCGCGCGGAGAGGCTACCCCGTTACTCAACGGAACCGAGGAAGTCAGATACACAAGACAG CCATCCGGGGGAGGTATATTTCACATAGGCAGACTCAGTACGGTGGACCTGGAAGAAGAAATCACAACAGAAGAG GAATCTGTTAGAACCAGACCCAATGAGATCCCCCACAATGAGAAGCTGCTGTCTCTCAAATATGAG AGTCTTGACTATGACAACACTGAGAATCAGCTGTttctggaggaagagaggcgTATGAGCCAAATG GGCTTCAGATGTCTGGAGATTAGTCGCTGGGTCATCTGTGGGCTTATCGGGGTTCTCACCGGACTTATCGCTTGCTTCATCGACATTGTGGTGGAGAAAATGGCTGGGATGAAATACAGTATTGTCAAGCAGA ACATTGAGAAATTTACAGAAGTTGGTGGGCTCTCCATCTCCCTTATATTATGGGCTGTGCTAAACTCAACACTAGTAATGATAGGATCCATCATAGTGGCCTTTTTTGAG CCCATCGCTGCAGGTAGTGGCATCCCTCAGATTAAGTGCTACCTCAACGGAGTGAAGATCCCGCGGGTGGTGCGACTGAag ACTCTGATGGTAAAAGTATGTGGCGTAATCTGCTCAGTGGCTGGAGGACTGGCAGTTGGAAAG GAAGGACCCATGATTCACTCTGGGGCAGTAGTGGCAGCTGGTGTGTCGCAGGGCAGGAGCACTTCCCTCAAGAAAGACTTCAAG ATCTTTGAGTACTTCCGCCGAGACACGGAGAAGAGGGACTTTGTCTCGGCAGGTGCTGCCGCCGGCGTCTCCGCTGCTTTTGGTGCTCCCGTCG GTGGAGTACTTTTCAGTTTAGAAGAGGGGGCTTCCTTCTGGAACCAGATGTTGACGTGGAGAATA TTCTTCGCCTCAATGATCTCCACCTTCACTTTGAACTTCTTCCTGAGCATCTACAATAACAAGCCTGGAGACCTCTCCTACCCCGGACTCATTAACTTTGGGGGCTTTGAGACTGAT AGTGTGACCTATAACCTGTATGAGATTCCTCTGTTCATTATAATTGGAGCAATAG GAGGGTTGCTGGGGGCACTGTTCAACTTCCTGAACTACTGGCTAACAATCTTCAGAATCCG ATACGTGCATCGGCCATGTCTGCAGGTGTTGGAGGCCATGCTGGTTGCTGCGGTGACCGCCACCGTCTCCTTCACCATGATCTACTTCTCCAACGACTGCCAGCCCCTGGGTCAGGACCAGACCACTGAGGACTACCCGCTCCAG CTGTTCTGTGCAGATGGCGAGTACAATTCCATGGCTACCGCATTCTTCAACACACCGGAGAGGAGCGTCCGCAGCCTGTTCCACAAcccaccag GCTCCTACAACCCGCTGACGCTGGGGTTGTTCACCCTGACCTATTTCTTCCTGGCGTGCTGGACGTATGGGCTGGCCGTGTCGGCCGGGGTCTTCATCCCCTCGCTGCTCATCGGTGCCGCCTGGGGACGCCTCTTTGGCATCCTGCTGGCCTACTTCACCTCCGGCAGCTCT ATATGGGCAGATCCTGGCAAGTATGCTTTGATAGGTGCGGCTGCACagctgg GCGGCATCGTCCGAATGACCCTGAGTCTCACGGTCATCCTGATGGAGGCCACGGGTAACGTCACCTTCGGCCTTCCCATCATGCTCGTGCTGATGACGGCCAAGATTGTAGGAGACTACTTCGCAGAG GGTTTATATGATATCCACATCAAGCTGCAGAGCGTCCCCTTCCTTCATTGGGATGCCCCGGCGACCTCTCACTGGCTGACTGCCAG GGAGGTGATGAGCTCGCCAGTGACCTGCTTCAACAGGGTGGAGAAGGTCGGCACCATCGTGGACGTCCTGAGCAACACCTCCACAAATCACAACGGCTTCCCTGTAGTCGTTGAGATCACAGCCAGTGATGAG CCTGGGAAAATCTGTGGCTTGATTCTGCGCTCCCAGCTCATTGTTCTGCTGAAACACAAG gtgTTTGTGGAACGAGCCCATTCGCGCCTCAGCCAGAGGAAGCTTCAGCTGAAGGACTTCCGTGACGCCTACCCACGCTTCCCCCCCATCCAGTCCATCCACGTGTCGCAGGACGAGCGCGAGTGCATGATGGACCTCAGCGAGTTCATGAATGCCACGCCTTACACCGTGCCACAG gaGACCTCTCTCCCTCGAGTGTTTAAGCTGTTCAGAGCTCTGGGCCTAAGGCATCTGCTGGTGGTGGACAGTGAGAACAGG GTGGTGGGCCTGGTGACTCGTAAGGACCTGGCACGGTACCACTTAGGCAAACACGGGCTGGAAGAGTTGCAGTTGGCACAGACATGA
- the LOC125295584 gene encoding pentraxin-4, whose amino-acid sequence MDCSRASCGLILIIGLLLIDLTWGQGTRQSDKLLSQRLRQLDAQFRTFQERTLNHLQNIAENVNVSQSIDTRFQILTRRYEGLSRELKAFKAATDADLSLLRAWTKKLQKKTKRLDLRITGLERSLRDNNRASQRQVQEQRDALSNLTDDLQEHMTHIDSIKAHQEEVRDGIRGLQGLFREQQAQMTRLEERMRERAVVAQPGPLSTRSVAAPREPPISNQTPQGSTLTAERNTKPQAKAPKQGKMRNHSPPAPRPTQRSRKAGDRRRLRNRVQGSRHTDLLEEPRLLPTEPGEKEDTEGEELPIQNILQLPLRHKIPHHTPRPRATICNVNSMLLFPSASTENYATFFKGFTTSIYELTICTWVRVESRYMGTLFSYATADNDNMLVLYGRNTSSAGSVDFVIGDPAYRELPVQTILDNQWHHLCVIWSSIEGRFWHYIDRRLISTGSRFQNGYEIPPGGTLVLGQEQDSMGGNFDQAEAFVGRLAGFTMWPRVLSPGEISWISTGKGLPRGVLLSLDDVDKLRGSVQRVTCECLEHCP is encoded by the exons ATGGACTGCAGCAGGGCTAGTTGTGGCCTGATCCTTATTATAGGCTTGCTCCTGATTGATCTCACTTGGGGGCAAGGAACACGACAATCCGACAAACTTTTATCACAGAGGCTGCGACAGCTGGATGCACAG TTCAGAACATTTCAGGAGAGGACACTAAACCATCTTCAAAACATTGCAGAAAATGTCAATGTTTCCCAAAGCATAGACACGCGCTTCCAGATACTGACGAGGCGATACGAAGGCCTGTCCAGAGAGCTGAAGGCCTTCAAGGCCGCCACCGACGCAGACCTGAGCTTGCTGAGGGCCTGGACCAAGAAGTTGCAGAAGAAGACCAAAAGGCTGGACCTGCGGATAACCGGTCTGGAGAGGTCCCTGCGGGACAACAACAGGGCCTCCCAGAGGCAGGTGCAGGAGCAGAGGGACGCCCTGTCCAACCTCACGGACGATCTCCAGGAGCACATGACCCACATCGACTCGATCAAGGCCCACCAGGAGGAGGTTCGAGACGGGATCCGGGGCCTGCAGGGGCTGTTTAGAGAGCAGCAGGCCCAGATGACACGGCTGGAGGAACGCATGAGGGAACGAGCCGTAGTAGCACAGCCAGGCCCCCTCTCCACGAGAAGCGTAGCCGCCCCCAGAGAACCACCCATCTCCAACCAGACCCCTCAGGGCTCCACTCTGACAGCTGAGCGGAACACCAAACCCCAAGCCAAAGCCCCTAAACAGGGGAAGATGAGAAACCACAGTCCCCCGGCTCCCAGGCCCACGCAGAGGAGCAGGAAAGCCGGGGACAGGAGGAGGCTGAGGAACAGGGTGCAGGGGTCCAGGCATACAGACCTCCTGGAGGAACCTCGATTGTTGCCCACAGAGCCAGGGGAAAAGgaggacacagagggagaggagctcCCCATCCAGAACATTCTGCAGTTGCCATTAAGACACAAGATTCCTCATCACACTCCAAGGCCACGAGCCACAA tatgcaatGTGAATTCCATGCTACTGTTTCCCTCTGCTTCCACTGAGAACTATGCCACATTCTTCAAGGGCTTCACTACCAGTATTTACGAGCTGACCATCTGCACCTGGGTGAGAGTTGAGTCCAGGTACATGGGAACGCTCTTCTCTTATGCCACCGCGGACAATGACAACATGCTGGTCCTCTATGGTCGCAACACAAGCTCTGCGGGCAGTGTGGATTTCGTGATTGGGGATCCTGCATACCGGGAGCTACCAGTGCAGACCATCCTGGACAACCAGTGGCATCACCTGTGTGTCATCTGGTCCTCCATCGAGGGCCGTTTCTGGCATTACATCGACCGCCGCCTCATCTCCACGGGCTCCAGGTTCCAGAACGGCTATGAGATTCCGCCAGGAGGTACTCTGGTCTTGGGCCAAGAGCAGGACTCTATGGGCGGAAACTTTGACCAGGCGGAGGCCTTTGTGGGTCGGCTGGCTGGTTTTACCATGTGGCCACGGGTCCTGAGCCCAGGGGAGATCTCCTGGATTTCTACAGGGAAAGGGCTTCCTAGAGGAGTGCTTCTCAGTCTCGATGATGTGGACAAGCTGAGAGGATCCGTACAGCGAGTCACATGTGAATGTCTGGAGCACTGTCCCTGA